In Archangium lipolyticum, the DNA window CGTCCGCGCCCGCATCGCCCTGGCCGCCGTCCCCACCCGCATCGGCGCCCCCATCCTGCTGGCCGCCGTCCCCCTGGCCTCCATCGCCCCCGCCACCATCTTGCGGACCCGCGTCACCAGCGCCGCCGTCCTGCCCGCCGTCCTGGCCCCCATCCATCCCTCCGTCGCTGCCGCCGTCGGAGCCCCCATCATTGGGCGTACCACCATCCTGCTGACCCGCATCCGGGCCCGCGTCCGGGCGGCCGCCATCCTGGCCCCCGTCCTGGCCTCCATCCGTGCCACCGTCCGCGCCGCCCTTCTGGGGCGGAGGCAGGTTCTTGAGCAGCACCTCGTAGTTGTGCCGGGCCTGCGCGTCCGACGGATCCAGGGTGAGCGCGCGGCGGTAGGCCTTCAGCGCCTCGCGCGTGTTGCCCGTCATCGCGTGGACGTTGCCCAGGTTGTAGGTGGCCTTCTGGCGGAGCTCGGGCCGGTTGGCGTTGGCCTCCGACACGCTCTGGAAGGCCTGCTTCGCCTCGTCGTAGCGGCCCAGCTTCATCAGCGCGTCGCCCCGGTTGAACTCCACCGCCGGGTCGTTCGGCCGCTCCTTCTTCGCCTGCTCGAAGGCCGACAGGGCGTCCTCGAAGCGGCCGGCGTCGTAGGCCTGCCGCCCCTGCTGAATCAGCGGGTGCTCCTTCTCCAGCAGCCCCGCGGCCCCCGCCCCGGACGGCAGCGCCAGCGCCACCGCCAGGAGCGCCCAGACTCCCGCGCGCATGCCCATGACTCCCCTGCTCACGACGACCTCCGGCGTGAGGACGGCAGCAGCAACATCCCCATCACCAGCAACGCCAGCCCCGGCAGGGCGAACGTCTGGAAGCGCTCGTCGTAGCGGACGGTGACGCGGCTCTCCAGCTCGCTCTTCTGCATCTTCTCGATGCGATCCAGCACCTGCGCCATCGCCACGCCGCGAGGCTGGTAATAGAACTCGCCGCCCGTGCCCTCCGCGATGCTGGTGAGGCCCCCGCGGTCCATGCGGGTAATCACCGTCTCCCCGCTCGAGTCCTTCTTGTAGTCCACGAACTCGCCACGGCGGTTGTAGACGGGGATGGGCTCGCCCTGCTCGGAGCCCACGCCCACGGTGAGCACCTGGATGTTGGCCTCCTTGAGCGCGGCCACGGCCTCCTTCACCTCGCCCACCAGGTCCTCGCCGTCCGACAGCAGCACCACCACCTTCTCCTTGGCGCCCCGGTCCGCGTTCTCCAGCAGCTGCTTGCACAGCATCAGCGCGTCGCCGATGTTGCTGCCCCCCTGGGGCATCTGCTCCGGCTCCACCGCGCGCAGGAAGAGCTTCACCGCCGAGTAGTCCGAGGTGAGGGGCGACTGGATGAAGGCATCGCCCGCGAAGGCCACCAGGCCCACCCGGTCTCCCTTCAGCTCGTCCAGCAGCGTGGTGAGCTCCAGCTTGGCGCGCTCCAGGCGGCTGGGCTGCACGTCGCGCGCGAGCATGGACTTGGAGGCGTCCAGCGCCACCACCACGTCGATGCCGCGCCGCTTCGTCAGCTCGCTCTTGGTGCCGCACTGGGGCTGGGCCAGCGCCAGCCCGAAGAGGAGCAGCCCCAGACCGTAGAAGCCGCCCTGCACCGCCGGGCGCCAGCGCGAGGTGCCAGGGGCCAGCTTGTCCACGAGCCGCTCATTCAGCAGCGCGCGCACGCGGCCGCGGCGGCGCAGCGCGGACACGAGGGCCAGGGTGCCCACCAGGGCCCCCACCGCGCACAGGCCGAGGAAGGCGGGCTTCGCGAGCCCCACCTGGTAGCCGAGGATGGAGAAGCGCCAGGGGTCCGTCAGCATCACGGGAACACCCTCAGGATGGTGGCGCGCAGGAAGAGCTCCAGCGCGGCGAGTCCGAAGGCCAGCAGCAGGTACGGGTGGTAGTCCTCGCGGTAGTTGGCCGTGGCCCCACCCTCCATCAGCTTGGAGCGCTCCAACGAGTCCAGCACCTTCTGGAGGCCCTGCTTGAGGCCCTCCGGATCCGTGGCGCGGTAGTACTCGCCGCCGGTGGAGTCGGCGATGTCCTGCAGCAGCTCGGGGTTGATGGGAATCTCCGTCTCGCGCCAGACGGTGTTGCCGAACAGGTCCGTGCCCTGCGGGAAGGGCACCTTACCGCCCTTGCCCACGAGGATGCTGTAGATGGGGATGTTCAGCGACTTCGCCATGTGCGCCGCGTCCAGCGGAGAAATCTTGCCGGAGTTGTTGTCGCCGTCGGTGATGAGCACCACCACGCGGCTCTTGGCCTCGGAGTCCCGGAGGCGGTTGAGCGCGGTGGCGAGCGCGTCACCGATGGCGGTGCCGTCCTCGAGCACGCGGGTGCGCAGCTGCCGCAGCACCTCCTTGAGCACGCCGTAGTCGAGCGTCAGGGGCGCCTGCGTGTAGGCGGCGCCGGCGAACACCACCAGGCCGATGCGGTCGTTGACGCGGTTGGAGATGAACTCGGCGAGCACCTCCTTGGCCACGTGGAGGCGGTTCTGCGGACGGAAGTCGCCGGCCTCCATGGAGGTGGACAGGTCGAGCGCGACGACGATGTCGATGCCCTCGACGCTCAAGTCCCGCACGCGCGCGTCGCGGGACTGGGGCCGGGCGAGCGCGACGATGGCGGCGGCCACCGCGAAGGCGCGCATGAAGGGCAGCATCGGCAGCATGTACGTGCGCAGGCCGCGGCCCTGGCGGGCGAGCACGTGCGCCGCGGAGAAGCGCAGCGCGGCACGGGAGCGCCGCTCACGCCAGGCCCATGCCAGCAGGACCGGCACGAGCAGCAATCCCCACAGGTACTCGGGGCTATGGAACGCGAGGTCCGGAAGCATGGGACACGGAGGGGGCGGCCCCGGGGGGCGGTGGAGGGGGCCAGGTCTTGTCCAGCAACTCGTAGCCGAAGGCCAACGCCGCGCCGCAGGACTCCGGCGAGGACTCGGCGCGGGCGTACTTCACCATGTCGGATTCGGAGACGAAGCGCAGCAGTCCATCCTCGGGCAAGCCGGGGGTGTGCATGCGCCGCAGCTTCGCCATCAGCTCCGAGCTGGTGCACTCGAGGGCGTCGAAGCCGTAGCGCTCGCCGAGATAGCCACGGACGATCTCCGACAGCCGGAAGTAGAAGTCCTTCACCCGGCCCTGGGCGTGCAGGTTCTCGGCCTTGAGTGCCTCGAGCGCCCGGCGGGTGCGTACGTCCAGGGGCGCGGGCGGCTCCACGGCCACCTGGGGACGGTTGCGGTACTTCTGGAAGAGCCGGTACGCCACCCATCCGAGCACGGCGGCGGCCAGCACCCCCAGCAGCGCCCAGAGGAGCATCCAGGAGCGGATGGCCACCTCGGTGGGCGGCTGGATGTCCTTGAGGTCGGCGCCCTTGGACTCGGCGTCCTCGGGCAGGGTGGAGCCCACCTCGAGGGTGCGGCCCGGGGCCACGAAGCGCTTGGGGCCGTCCGGCGTGGACACGAGGAAGGGCACGTCCGGCAGCGTCACCATGCCCAGGTTGAAGGCGGACAGCTTCAACCGGAACAGGGTGACGGCGGGCTCCTTGCCGGGCTGCGGAGGCGTGCGCGCCTGGGACAGCAGCTCGAAGTCCCCCAGGTCCGGCGGCAGCTCCAGCTCGTAGCGCTGGTTGGCCGGGTGGGTGATGACGAGCTCGTAGGTGAAGGGCTCGCCGAGCAGCACCCGCTCGGGCTGCACGCTGGCCTGGAAGCCCGAGGGCTCCACCTCCGGCAGCTTCGCGGCGGCCTGGGCCGGAGCGGGAGCGGCCGGGGCCTGGGCCTGGGCCGGCGAGACGAAGAGAACCGCGGAGAGCGCCAGCCACCTCATGCCGCCATCCTCCGGGACCGGGCGCGGAAGAAGCGCACCAGGGCCATGCCATGGTCATCGCCCGTGCTGAGCTCCACGTGGTCCAGCTCGAACTTCTTGAACAGCTTGCGCCGCTCCTCGCGCTGCGCCTGCATGGCGCGGGCGAAGCGGCCCCGGACGAGCGGGTCGCTCGTGTCCACCACGAAGCGCTCGCCCGTCTCGGGGTCCTCCATCTCCACCAGGCCCAGCCGGGGGAACTCCTGCTCCAGCGGATCCGCGATGACCACGGGCACCAGGTCGTGCTTGCGGCCCACCAGGCGCAGCGGCTGCTCGTAGCCCTGGGTGAGGAAGTCCGAGATGAGGAACGTCACCGTCTTCCGGCGCGCCACGCGGTTCAGGTAGGTGAGCCCGGCGGCGAGGTCCGTCCCCTTGCCCTTGGGCTGGAAGGTGAGGATGTCGCTCACCAGCCGCATCACGTGCGTGCGGCCCTTGCGCGGCGGCACCACCTTCTCCACCCGGTCCGAGAAGAGGATGAGCCCCACCCGATCGTTGTTGGCGATGGCGCTGAAGGCGATCTGCGCGGCCACCTCGGCGGCGACCTCGGACTTGGAGCGCTCGCGAGAGCCGAACTCCTTGGAGGCGGACACGTCCACCAGGAGCATCACCGTGAGCTCGCGCTCCTCGGTGAAGACCTTGACGTAGGCCTCGTTCATACGGGCGGTGACGTTCCAGTCGATGATGCGGATTTCATCACCGGGCTGGTACTGCCGCACCTCGGAGAAGGCCATGCCCCGGCCCTTGAAGACCGAGTGGTACTGGCCCGCGAGCATGTCCGACACCACCTTGCGGGTGCGGATCTCCAGCTTGCGGATGCGGCGGATGATGTCCTTGGCGAGCACGGCGCGCTCCCTCGGCCTCTCTCCTGCGACGGGTTAAGGGACTTCGACGCGGTCGAAGACGCGCTGGATGAGCTTCTCGGTGGTGAGCTCCTCGGCCTCGGCCTCGTAGGTGAGGGCGATGCGGTGGCGGAGCACATCGAAGGCCACGGCCTTGACGTCCTCGGGGGTGACGAAGCCCCGGTGGCGCAGGAAGGCGTGGGCCCGGGCCGCCTGGCTCAGCGCGATGGTGGCGCGAGGGCTCGCGCCGAACTGGATGTAGTCCGCCTGGTCCTTGAGGCCGTAGCGCCCCGGCTCGCGCGTGGCGAAGACCACGTTGAGGATGTAGTCCTTCACCTTCTCGTCCATGTAGATCTGATGGACGAGCTCGCGGGCGCGCACGAGCTGCTCCAGCCCGATGACCTTCTGGGCCTGCGGGGCCTTGCCGCCGCCCATGCGGTCCATGATGACCTTCTCCTCCTCGCGCGTGGGGTAGCCGACCCGCACCTTGAGCATGAAGCGGTCCACCTGGGCCTCGGGCAGGGGGTAGGTGCCCTCCTGCTCGATGGGGTTCTGGGTGGCCAGCACGAGGAAGGGCGAGGGCAGCGGGAAGGACTGGTCGCCGATGGTGACCTGGCGCTCGGCCATGGCCTCCAGGAGGGCGGACTGCACCTTGGCCGGGGCGCGGTTGATTTCGTCCGCGAGCACGATGTTGGCGAAGATGGGGCCCTTGCGGACGGAGAAGTTGCCCGCCTGCTGGTTGTAGATGGTGGTGCCCACCACGTCGGCCGGCAGCAGGTCCGGGGTGAACTGGATGCGCATGAAAGACGCGCTGAGCGTGTCGGCGATGGTCCGCACGGTGAGCGTCTTGGCGAGGCCGGGGACGCCCTCGAGGAGGACGTGGCCGTTGCACAGGAGCCCGATGAGGATGCGCTCCAGCATGTAGCGCTGGCCGACGATGACCTTGCCGGCCTCCTGGTTGAGGAGCTCGACGAAGCTGCTCTCCTGTTGGACGCGCTCGGTAAGTGCTCGGATGTCCGTGTTCATATGTGCCGTCTCTACCGTCCCTGAGGAGGCGGGCAGCCTAGGGGGGATGGGGTACGCCGCTCAACAGCGCATCTCGCCGGACATTCCAGTAATTTCGGGGCTCCATGGCCCCGGAAAGCCTCGGGAAGGACCGGCGGGAACACCCCAAACCACATCGCGGCGCCGGACGCCAACCTTCTGCCGTGGAGGAGCCCCGCCTCCGGGCAGACGGTGGCCTGGTCGCCCCCCGTGGGCCGGGTCCAGTGGAGGCGGAACTGCTGGGGGAGCTGGGCCCGAGGTGGGAGTCCCGGATGTACCCGCTCCAGGGGGGCGGGACCCTGCGGGTCCTCGAGGGGGGTGAGGGCCCTCCGGTGGTGCTGCTCCACGGCCGGGGGAACGCGGCGAGCATGTGGTTCCCCCTGCTCCCGGAACTGGCCCGGAAGCACCGGGTGCTGGCGGTGGACCTGCCGGGATTTGGGAGCTCCTCGGTGCCCCAGGGGCCGCTGCGGACGGACGAGGACGGGCTGCGCTACTTCGTCGAGCCGGTGGAGGAGGTGCTGTCCACGCTGGCTCCAGGGCCGATGACGCTGGTGGGGCACTCGCTGGGCGGGTTGGTGTCGCTGGAACTGGCGCTGAGGGGCCGCGTGCCGGTGGAGCGGCTGGTCCTGGTGGACGCGATGGGGCTGGGCCCGGAGATGGGGCTGGACGCGCGCCTCTTCTTCCGCGTGGGCCCGGAGCGGGTGGCGCGAGTGCTGGGACCGAAGCTCTTCGGGCGCATCGCGCCGCTGCCGGACAGTCCGGTGAACCGGCGACTGATGGCGCTGGCCCATGAGCTGCTGACGGTGCCTGGAGGCAGACCCGAGGCCACGCGCGCCTTCAACTCACTGGTGCCACTCACGGGAGACGTGTTCCACCGCTTCGCGCGGTTGGGCGAGGTGAAGCAGCCCACGCTGCTCTTCTGGGGCGAGCACGACACGGTGCTGCCCGTGTCACTCGCCGAGGCCGCGCTGAAGCTCATGCCGGGTGCGAGGCTCGTGCGGGTGCCGGCCGGGCACAGTCCGCACCTGGAGCAAACGGACGGTTCTTTCTCTGCGGACTGGTTCCGCTGAGTGGGTCAAAGGCTCACCAGGTTCGACGCCGTTCCGGAGAGGCTCTCGTCTGAATCAGTAGACGATGAAATCGCATTTCTCGATGGCGGCTTTGAACGCCTCTTCCGAGATGCCCAACCGCCTGGCCTCTGCGGGCGCGTAGTAGCTCAAGGCCATCGTGGAGCGCGGGTGCTTGATACGTTTCTCCGGACTCTGATCCAACAGGGATGCCAGCGACCTGCCAAACCGGTCCGGCCACTTGAGGTTGCGGAGCTCGTCGGCTCGACGGACAGGGTCCAGGAGGGTGAAGCAGGGCCACTTGGGAAACCGGAGGGTGCGGGGGTCATCCCCGTGAAAGCGGCACTCGTCCAGGCGGGCCTCGGTGAAGTCGCAGTCCTCGATGGCGCCCATCTGGTACTCCGGTTCCTTCCCGTACTCTGGCCAGTGCCCGAAGTCGCACCCCGACAGGCGCCCCTTGAACCGACAGCCCTTCAGCGAGGCTCTTATCCACTGTTGATGGTTCTTCAATTCCTGCTTCACCTCGAAGGTGCAGTCGATGAACCGGACGTCACGGATGAACAGGTTGCTGGCGGCCACCTTCAGCACAAGGGTGCAGTTCTTCAGCGTCAGCTCGCGGCCCAGGAAGTAGATGGCGCCCTTGTACGTCAATTCCAGCCGCTCGTCCTTGAGCTGCTTGTTCTCGTAGAAGACTTTTCTGGCAATCATCCGCAGTTTCTCTAGAAGGTGAGCATCCGGAAGAACTCGCCCGCCATACGCCAGCCATGCCGCGCCAATCTCAATGCCGTTCCCGAAAGTATCGCGGCTGCATCAATAGACGATGAAATCGAATTGCTCGATGACGGCTCTTATCTCTTCCGGGGTGGTCTCAAACTGCCTGGCAATAGTAGGAGCATATTCAGTCAAGGATCTGGTGGCGAATGGACGCTTGTGGAGGTTCTCCACGACCACACGGCCGAACCGGCCCGGCCACTTGACCCTGCTCAGCTCAGAGGCTCGTCCAACAGGCTCCAGAATGGTGAAGCAGGGCCACTTGGGAAAGCGCATCGTGGCAGGGTCGGAGCCCATGATGCGGCAGCCGTCCAGGCGGGCTTCTGAGAAGTCGCAGTCCTCGATGGCTCCCATCTGGTACTCCGGTCCATCCCCATACTCTGGCCAGTGCCCGAAGTCACACCCTGACAGCCGCCCCTTGAACCGGCAGCCCTTCAGGGACGCACCTATCCACTGTTGATGGTTCTTCAACTCCTGCTTCACTTCGAAGGTGCAGTCGATGAACCGGGCTTGATTGATGATCAGGCGACTGGCGGGAACTTTCAGGACGACGGTGCAGTGGCGCAGCGTCAGGTTGGTGCTGAGATAGTAGAGCGAGTTCTTGTCAGTCAGCTCCAACCGCTCGTTTTCGATCTCCTGATTCTTGTAGATGACGTTCTCAAGCCACGCCATGTCAGTCCCCTTCAGAAAGTGAGCATCCGGAAGAACTCGCCCGCCATACGCCGGCCATGCCGCGCCAGATTCGACGCCGTCCCGGAGAGAATCTCGTACTGGCGATTGTTTTTCGGGTCAATCACGTCGACACCCTCGTGGCGGAATCGAAGGATCCCCTCGAACTGCTTTTTCACCTGAGCATGCACGAAGCGGCCCCGGGCCTCGCGCTCCAGCAGGTGCGCCAGCCAATACTCGCCCTTCTCGAGGGCGTCGTCGATGGCCTTGGCTTCCTTATCCGAGAGCCTGTGTCGCCCCCAGAGTTGGGCCGCCTCGGTCACCGCCATCTGGAGCATGTCACCCACCTCGTCCTCGGCCGGGATGTCGTGGATGGACTTGCCCGGAGGCAGGTGCCACCTCTGCCCATCGGGCAGAATCACCTGCTGGTTGCCTCCCCGGTGACGGATGGCGACGGTGCCCGAGGCGCCACCTCCAGAGGACGCCCCGCCGCCCCGCCCCTTCTTGAGCATCACCACCGCCAGAGGGCCGTGCGAGGTGGCCGCCACCGTCTCCACCGCCGCCACCGCCCGCGCCAGCGCGCCCTCCTGGGCCGCCAGGGTTTCCACCCGCTCCAGCACCGCCGCCCCCCCCTGCGCCTGCCATCGCGCATTGGCCACGCCATAGCCCGGCAGCGCGCGCACCCGCACCGCCACGTCCCCCAGCGTGCGCCCCGTCAACGCCCCCACCGCCAGAATCATCGCCCGCGCCGCGTCCGTGCCCAGCACCCGGGCGAAGCCCTCGCCCGCCTCGCGCAGCTCGCCGAAGGTGGTGGCCTCGTGCGCCCGGGTCGCCATGGCCGCCCAGCCGTCCATCAGCCCCCACAGGGTGTCCACCCCCAGCCAAGCCACCAGCGCGACCGACAGCCCGGCGGCCACCAGCTTGGTCGTCGGCTCGGGCACCAGCCAGAGCGCCAGGTACGCCCCGAGCGTCCACATGCACGAGGCCACCAGCACCTGCGGGTCCAACTCCCGTCCCAGCGCCTGCTTCGTCTCCTCCAGCACCGAGCCAAAGGACAGGGCGAGCGCCAGCGTCCGCCGGTCGTCCGCCTTGAGGTAGGGCGCGTCGTCCAGCAGGCGCAGGCAGTCGCCGCCTCCCTGGCCACGGGCGCACCACGCCAGGTAGTGGCGGCGCACGGCCTCGTTCGCCTCGGTCGTCAGGCCGCCCTCCTCGTCCATGGGCACCAGCGACAGCACGCTGCCCTTGTACACCTCGGCCACCCACGTCCCACTCCTCTGCTCCCATTCCGGGTGCTGCTCCACCTGTCCCTTCAGCCACTCGCGCGCGGCCTCCCGGGGGCTCTTGCCGTCAAGCTGTGTCCTCCGGGCGTTGTCCCGCACCGCGCGCAGGAAGTCTTCCCGGCTCACCAGCACGGCTCGGCTGGCGCCCGAGCCCGGCTCCAGCACCACCACCTCGTACTGCACCCCTCCCTCCTGGCCCACACCCGCCTGCGCGAAGGACTCCTGCTTGGGTGCCGCTGGGGGCGAGAGCGACAAGGGGCGCCTGCTCCCCATCAGCATGCCGCCCGGCGGGTGTCCCGTGGCACATGCCGCGAGGAGCAAAAGGACGGGCAGCATCCAGCAACGATGCGGCAGCAGGCCCACCTGGTGGGGACTCTTCCGACGGGCAAACATGCCGCACCTCTTCCGCCAACCGCTGGGGGCTGGCGCGGGTTGTTTCCCGGAGTACACGGAAGCCCGGATGCGGTCGTCAAGCCAATGGGTAGGGAGAGGAGTGGAGGACATAAAGGTGGACTTCAGCGGGGATGGGCTTGAGCTGGTTCACGTAGAGGGTGGCTGGACGTACCTCCCACTCAGGACGTCAGTGCGTCCGAGCTGGTCGGGCTGCTGGTGGACGCCGAGTGGATGCAGCGGGAGAACCGCGAGCTGTCCCTGCGGTTGAAGAACGCGAAGCTGCGGTAGCCGGCGTGCGTGGAGGACATCGACCTCAAATCACTCCCAGCAACCTGCAAACGGAGCACTGTTACCGCACACGCTTGTTGATGGAGATTTAGCCCGGCTGGTTGATGGGCATCGATGAAGATGAGCGGGCCTGGAGCAGGCCCGGTGATGGAGCCCTCATCATCCATGCGAGCGGGGAGGGCACGGCCGATGAGGGTCCATGGCTGGGGGTCCAACTGGTGCGCTGCTGCTGGCGTTGGACTCGCATCAGATTGGGACTGACGGCGTCGACGTGCCGTTGAGGCCGAGGGTCCCGGCCGGTGCCGTCAGCGGCTCCCGCCAGCCAGGGGGCGGGCAGCAGCCATGGCCCGCGGAGCACGAGTCGGACTCCATGCCGTGAGGGTCGACTGCATGTGCTGCCTCCGGTGAGGCCCTGTCGGCTCCGGGGCCGACAGGGCCTGGGCGCAGGACATACCTTGAGCGTGCCCGGCCCAGAGCGGAGCGGGAAGGGGACTTGTCGGGTGGGTGAAGCTGTCGGGCCCTGGGCTCGAGGTCTGTCCCTCACCCGCCGAGAAGTGGGTTCGCGCCGTGAACCACCACGGCGGTTTTGGCACCTGGGCGTTCATGGTCTGCAAGGAGCCCAACCGGCTTGGCGAGATGCTCGACGCGTTCAAGGTGGACATGGCCGCGTAGAGAAGAAGTCACAAGGCCAGGCGCACTTCATCGAGGCAGGCCACTGGCCGCTGCCGGGTCGAACCTCAACGCGCGACCGCGTCTCCGTGCTCATGTTTGGAGCTCCATACTGAGGCCGACATCTTAGCTTGGCCGCGGCAATCTGTCTTGTTAGGTTACCTCGCGCCATGCGGAACCTCCTACTTTTCCGGTCTGCCTTGCTTCTTGTCCTCGTGGCCACTGAGGCCATGGCCAAGGAACACGAACCTGTTGAGCGGAGCATCTACCTCTCTGACCACCCAAGGAGCGAAGCGCCCAACGTGTACGTCGCTGGTCGCATCGCGACCATCCTCCGCTTCGAGCAGCCCTGTGACCCGGAGCGGACGAAGATGCTGGGCTGGGAAGGTCGCTTCGAGCCCTTGCTGGTTGGAGGGAAATCCGTGGTCCTGGTGCCACTCCTGGATCTTCAGCCTGAAGACCGCCTGCTGCTGCTGGTAACGCTCTCGGACGGAACGGAGCTACCCTTCACCGTGACCTCACGGAAGCAGCTCGTCACCGACCGGGACGGAGATCAACAGATCAACGTGTTCCGCGACCGCAAGGCACCGGATGCGGTGCTCGCGTCCCTCTATGACTCCCTCGGAAGGGAACGGGAACTCAGGGAAGAAGTCGAACGCTACCGGAAAGAGGACTCCGTAGACCACGCGCTCGCCGCGCTTTTATTGAAGGGCGCTGTAGGGATGACACCTTTCCTTCCCAGGCGCTCCTGGGTGCTCAAAGGTGATGGGGTGGACATGGAACTCCAAACCTTTCGAAGCAAGCACAAGGCCGCGGTCGTGTTCCGCATCACGAACAAGAATCCAGACGAATCCTGGAAGTTTCGGGAGGCCCGCCTCGTGAATCCGCACACGGGACAGTCGCGGCCGTTCGCGCTCCGCCTGGAGCGGGACTCGATATCCCCAGGAGCTTCGGGTGGTATCGCGGTCGTCGCCGACAAGAGTGCATTCACCTCGGAGGAAGTGACCGACCAACTCGTCCTCCAACTCTTCCAGTCTGACGGGCTGCAGCAGGCTTACGTGGTCCTGGAACGGCCGATCGGGCGTTAGTAGATCCAGTCGCCATGATCATGAATCGAGCGTTCGTCCTCTGCTCCGCCATCCTGCTCGGCACCTGCTGGGGCTGCGCGACTTCCGGCGGCGTGGCCTTGCGACCGGACGGGACCCCAGGACCACAGGAATGCCCAGCGAAGGCGCTGGAGGCAATGCGCATTCTGCGCTTGCACGTGGGCGATGGAGCCATGGTGGATCTCGACGTGAACCAGGCCGACGTCAGCCCCATCAGGCTGTACGACGGACCCCTTGAGAGCATGCTGAACGATGACCTCGGGCCGCTCGAATCGCCCACCCGGCTTTACGGGCAGGTCTGGACGGGGGGGCCGCAGGTCGTCATCCGCTATTACGAGGCCCACCCTCCGAATGGTGACAAGATCCCCATCTGCGCGGTGGCCCGGCTCGCGAAAGGCCAGCTCAAAAAGCTGCCCGGGTCCGTGCCGGGCATGGCCATCGTCGAGTTCTCGGTCGCGGGGGTCTACGTCGTCGACTCGTTCCGCTAGCGGGTGACAGACACCCTCTCCACACCCCAGGACATGAGGGCAACTGTCCTGGGAGGACAGCATAAAGAGT includes these proteins:
- a CDS encoding AAA family ATPase, encoding MNTDIRALTERVQQESSFVELLNQEAGKVIVGQRYMLERILIGLLCNGHVLLEGVPGLAKTLTVRTIADTLSASFMRIQFTPDLLPADVVGTTIYNQQAGNFSVRKGPIFANIVLADEINRAPAKVQSALLEAMAERQVTIGDQSFPLPSPFLVLATQNPIEQEGTYPLPEAQVDRFMLKVRVGYPTREEEKVIMDRMGGGKAPQAQKVIGLEQLVRARELVHQIYMDEKVKDYILNVVFATREPGRYGLKDQADYIQFGASPRATIALSQAARAHAFLRHRGFVTPEDVKAVAFDVLRHRIALTYEAEAEELTTEKLIQRVFDRVEVP
- a CDS encoding VWA domain-containing protein; its protein translation is MLTDPWRFSILGYQVGLAKPAFLGLCAVGALVGTLALVSALRRRGRVRALLNERLVDKLAPGTSRWRPAVQGGFYGLGLLLFGLALAQPQCGTKSELTKRRGIDVVVALDASKSMLARDVQPSRLERAKLELTTLLDELKGDRVGLVAFAGDAFIQSPLTSDYSAVKLFLRAVEPEQMPQGGSNIGDALMLCKQLLENADRGAKEKVVVLLSDGEDLVGEVKEAVAALKEANIQVLTVGVGSEQGEPIPVYNRRGEFVDYKKDSSGETVITRMDRGGLTSIAEGTGGEFYYQPRGVAMAQVLDRIEKMQKSELESRVTVRYDERFQTFALPGLALLVMGMLLLPSSRRRSS
- a CDS encoding alpha/beta fold hydrolase, with translation MYPLQGGGTLRVLEGGEGPPVVLLHGRGNAASMWFPLLPELARKHRVLAVDLPGFGSSSVPQGPLRTDEDGLRYFVEPVEEVLSTLAPGPMTLVGHSLGGLVSLELALRGRVPVERLVLVDAMGLGPEMGLDARLFFRVGPERVARVLGPKLFGRIAPLPDSPVNRRLMALAHELLTVPGGRPEATRAFNSLVPLTGDVFHRFARLGEVKQPTLLFWGEHDTVLPVSLAEAALKLMPGARLVRVPAGHSPHLEQTDGSFSADWFR
- a CDS encoding tetratricopeptide repeat protein, translated to MGMRAGVWALLAVALALPSGAGAAGLLEKEHPLIQQGRQAYDAGRFEDALSAFEQAKKERPNDPAVEFNRGDALMKLGRYDEAKQAFQSVSEANANRPELRQKATYNLGNVHAMTGNTREALKAYRRALTLDPSDAQARHNYEVLLKNLPPPQKGGADGGTDGGQDGGQDGGRPDAGPDAGQQDGGTPNDGGSDGGSDGGMDGGQDGGQDGGAGDAGPQDGGGGDGGQGDGGQQDGGADAGGDGGQGDAGADGGQGDGGQGDGGQGEDEGQESDGGTEGEAQEVGDAGVNPEEIDRQEAERLLDAMKQNEKNLQLWRFQQKKRPRNPNEKDW
- a CDS encoding vWA domain-containing protein, which encodes MLPDLAFHSPEYLWGLLLVPVLLAWAWRERRSRAALRFSAAHVLARQGRGLRTYMLPMLPFMRAFAVAAAIVALARPQSRDARVRDLSVEGIDIVVALDLSTSMEAGDFRPQNRLHVAKEVLAEFISNRVNDRIGLVVFAGAAYTQAPLTLDYGVLKEVLRQLRTRVLEDGTAIGDALATALNRLRDSEAKSRVVVLITDGDNNSGKISPLDAAHMAKSLNIPIYSILVGKGGKVPFPQGTDLFGNTVWRETEIPINPELLQDIADSTGGEYYRATDPEGLKQGLQKVLDSLERSKLMEGGATANYREDYHPYLLLAFGLAALELFLRATILRVFP
- the sitA5 gene encoding SitA5 family polymorphic toxin, producing MFARRKSPHQVGLLPHRCWMLPVLLLLAACATGHPPGGMLMGSRRPLSLSPPAAPKQESFAQAGVGQEGGVQYEVVVLEPGSGASRAVLVSREDFLRAVRDNARRTQLDGKSPREAAREWLKGQVEQHPEWEQRSGTWVAEVYKGSVLSLVPMDEEGGLTTEANEAVRRHYLAWCARGQGGGDCLRLLDDAPYLKADDRRTLALALSFGSVLEETKQALGRELDPQVLVASCMWTLGAYLALWLVPEPTTKLVAAGLSVALVAWLGVDTLWGLMDGWAAMATRAHEATTFGELREAGEGFARVLGTDAARAMILAVGALTGRTLGDVAVRVRALPGYGVANARWQAQGGAAVLERVETLAAQEGALARAVAAVETVAATSHGPLAVVMLKKGRGGGASSGGGASGTVAIRHRGGNQQVILPDGQRWHLPPGKSIHDIPAEDEVGDMLQMAVTEAAQLWGRHRLSDKEAKAIDDALEKGEYWLAHLLEREARGRFVHAQVKKQFEGILRFRHEGVDVIDPKNNRQYEILSGTASNLARHGRRMAGEFFRMLTF
- a CDS encoding serine/threonine protein kinase — its product is MIMNRAFVLCSAILLGTCWGCATSGGVALRPDGTPGPQECPAKALEAMRILRLHVGDGAMVDLDVNQADVSPIRLYDGPLESMLNDDLGPLESPTRLYGQVWTGGPQVVIRYYEAHPPNGDKIPICAVARLAKGQLKKLPGSVPGMAIVEFSVAGVYVVDSFR
- a CDS encoding DUF58 domain-containing protein is translated as MLAKDIIRRIRKLEIRTRKVVSDMLAGQYHSVFKGRGMAFSEVRQYQPGDEIRIIDWNVTARMNEAYVKVFTEERELTVMLLVDVSASKEFGSRERSKSEVAAEVAAQIAFSAIANNDRVGLILFSDRVEKVVPPRKGRTHVMRLVSDILTFQPKGKGTDLAAGLTYLNRVARRKTVTFLISDFLTQGYEQPLRLVGRKHDLVPVVIADPLEQEFPRLGLVEMEDPETGERFVVDTSDPLVRGRFARAMQAQREERRKLFKKFELDHVELSTGDDHGMALVRFFRARSRRMAA
- a CDS encoding DUF2381 family protein; this translates as MRNLLLFRSALLLVLVATEAMAKEHEPVERSIYLSDHPRSEAPNVYVAGRIATILRFEQPCDPERTKMLGWEGRFEPLLVGGKSVVLVPLLDLQPEDRLLLLVTLSDGTELPFTVTSRKQLVTDRDGDQQINVFRDRKAPDAVLASLYDSLGRERELREEVERYRKEDSVDHALAALLLKGAVGMTPFLPRRSWVLKGDGVDMELQTFRSKHKAAVVFRITNKNPDESWKFREARLVNPHTGQSRPFALRLERDSISPGASGGIAVVADKSAFTSEEVTDQLVLQLFQSDGLQQAYVVLERPIGR